The DNA region TTACAATATATAGGAAATGAAACTGCTGAATGTTGAAGGCCATAATAACTCTAAATGTCCATTTTAATTTGCTCTAAATGCCACTGATAATATCTTGAAGAACTTTTTCATTTGACATTCTTAGACATTTCCACCGTTCATGCCCTGAAAATTGACATAAAATCATAAAGGCGCATATGCtgatatacatatatttttttgttgaagAATGATAACATATATTTTAGTACGAATGGCATAAGTgccaatattaataataaatcataTTAAGAGGTtcactaaaattagccaccagaatataatatacatacattagaatataaaatacatattaagaatGAGTTAAACAACACATATTTGTACATAAATATATCGTAATtgattttagtaactaattttgatatgtaaataatatttttataataacaataatataaacaaaaatagagttgcaaaataagattttttaattaaaataggtTTAAAAATGAATTCTTGGCAACAAActcaattttaaaagaaagaaatgaccagaataaaaaacacacaaaagaaagaacagaacAAACACCGGTCTCTGAGTGAGTTTTACACTTTTACTTTATACTTAGCAGCATGTCGCCGTGGCAGTTGCATGGCAATCTTCGCCGCATGTTCACGACATCATCGgcctctgcctctgcctctgccaTCATCACGTCTTTTCTAAGAGATCTCTCCAATGAGCGCGACCTCGACCGCCTCGTTCATTCCTTCAAGCAAGCTTCCCAATCGGATCGTTTCCGAAGCAAACACCGTATTTACGAGCGCACCGTTCGCCGCCTCGCTCTCGCTAAGCGCTTCCAATCCATCGAAGACATCCTCGAACACCAGAAGACCTTCAAAGACATCTCCAAGGAAGGCTTCTCCGCCCGCCTTATCACCCTCTATGGCAAATCCGGCATGGTGCAGAATGCGCATAaagtgttcgatgaaatgccTCAAAGGAACTGTCCCCGTACCGTGCTCTCTCTTAATGCCCTTTTGGCTTCTTATTTGCATTCCAACGTGTTTGACATGGTACCTACCCTTTTCAACCAGTTGCCTACACAGCTTTCCGTGGAGCCCAATTTGGTGACTTACAATACTGTGATCAAGGCTTTTTGCGAAATGGGTTCTTTTGATTCTGCAAGTTCCATGCTTGATGACATGGAACTTAAGGGTGTGAAGCCTGATGTGATAACCTTCAATACCCTCCTGGATGGATTGTATTCAAATGATCGTTTTGAGGATGGTGAGAAAATTTGGAAACGGATGGAGGATGAACATGTTGCTCCTGATGTTCAGAGCTACAATGCTAAGTTAGTGGGAATGTGTGTTGAGAAAAGAAGTGGTGATGCTGTTGTCGTGGTCATTGCTCTGCACAAGTTTCTTTAAGCTAGTCCATGATCTTTTCCGTTTTTTGCTTGCTGTGCCCTGAGTTTTCGATGCTTCTGATTTAACAAACGCACTTGAAGCTTCAAGTGTCTTCTTAgactttcttttctttgaggttgTGGCACTTACACTTGATGGGGTGGCTGGACTATCTACAACGGAGACATCTTTATCTGTAACTGATGAAGCAGATGCATCTGCTTCTTTGGTGTTGTCTTCACCTATAATGCCTTTCCCCGATTTTGAAGACTCATGTGTAATGGGTTTTGTTGCTGGTGTTGATACTGATGACGTTTTGGTTTTAGATGGACATAGTCCTTTCATATGTCCCTTAGGAGTCCCCCTCTTCACATTCTGATGCAAACAGAAATGGCACTTGTATACTACATTGTTTTGACTGTGTTTATGCTTGCCCCTGTGCTTTGATCTATTCTTCTCAATTCTCACAGTTGAATTGATGCCAGGATGAAGAACAGTTTCACATCTATAAAGCAGTCAAATTACTTGATGTTATGATATTTTACATGAAAACTGTATACTGGTAACCTAGGAAATCGATGCATTAAAGGTTCAAACAAATAAATAACCCAAAGCATATGTCTGCCAGATTTTGTGAGCACAACAAACAAGAGTTTTTGGGGTACTGGAGACCCCATGGTCTCTGATTCTGCCAAAATAGATAAATGAGGACAAAGTGCTTCAATTTATACGATAACAGATGCTGATATTAGCATTTAGTTTTTGTGAATAAATATATAGTAAGTAGAGCAACGTGtaaattaatttatcttaaaACTACTAACATAGCACACATCAATACTGGAAGAAGGAATACACACTATTGCAAACAAATGGCAGTTTCACAAAGTGAATTGTTAATTTGAAGCTTGGTTCATCACAGTGACAACGTGGCTTATTGTGTTTTACTTGATGGCTCTCAAATCTTGAAATTTAATCAAATGGTCAagttctaaaatcttaaaaaaaaggcATGGAAACACTGACAATATGACAAATAACCCAGATGGAAAACAAAATCCCTAAGCAAAACCTTTTCTTAAAAGGAAAAGGAAGGTATAGAATCAAAACCTATGGCAAGTTATCAAAGAAGAATCAGGCGTTATTCCATTGGCCTCGCAACAGTGGCCAAACGCTGCCCATAGAAGGCTCCTAAAGACGGTATCTGAGCCTCATGAGAGGCCCAAACTGCAATCTTTTCCAAGTGCTCAACCTCCACTAATGACCTGGTGGTGGCTCTTGGCTTTTTATGTATTTTTCCTGTGGCTTCTTCCCTGAGTGATACAGGATTGTGAGGCTGACAAGCTGGGTTTTTAGTTCCTCCTCCTTGCTTCCCCATGCCTTACTGGAGATGAAGCTGAACAGTAGCAAAAATtataagtaaaatattttaaagataaaaatggtAGACGTCAGAGCAAACATCAAGCATAGTTCTTATAGGAACTTTAAACCATGAAAAATTGACACACGCCtgattaattaattcaaatatacATGAACAAAAGTAATCAGTATACATAACAGCAATAGGGTGGGCATGGTTTGGATTTTTATAAATCCAAACTGGATCCATTTCAGAACCAGTTTTATGGTTCATAAAACCAAACCAGAACTGGATTGAAGAGAGAAACCGGTTCTAAAccggtttaaaaaaataaaaaccgatTTTAAACCGGTTTTAGAATTTAAATCCGGTTTTACTTACAAACCGATTTTAAATCCAGTTTTACATATAAAACCGGTTTTAAATCCGATTTTTTTAAatccagtttttttttataaaatccagttttaaaaccagattttttaaccaaaaattcagttttaaaaccaatttttgaaaatccagttttaaaatcAGTTTCTTTAaacaaaaatctaattttaaaactagtttttaaaaatccaattttcaaaccagatattttaaaaaaaatccacttTTAAAAATAATGTGCACTAGGTATCAATGTACTAATATAGACATGCAACAAAGAAACGGATAGTAATTTTCTTTGCAACCTATTGGTTAATCCAATAAGGCAActcaatttaaaatatttctatttcTCCCTAAACATTTCCTTATTAACATGAATTTGCACGTCAAGTAGTTATTGTCACCACATTGCAGATCAACAACATTAAGACTGTTTATTAAGTAAGCCATGCAAAGCAAACTTGAGCAGTAGCATAAAAGTGAAGATTGGATCAGAACAAGAGAAAAAATTGGATATGATAGAATGCAGGGTATAGTAGCGAATTTCAGAATATTGATTTGAAAATTACAAAACTTGCATTAACCACATACTTGGTGCTCTGTTTTGGAACCATCAAAGGGCACTTCAAGCCGGTGCCTCAAATTTCTTAGTCTTTCTTCCTACAAAAGGAATAAATAACAAAGAACAATAAGCAACAGGTTacataacaaataatatataaacTACAAACAATAGATAAAATTCTACAAAATGCAATAAGATGTCATTCTTCAACATATACTAATATAAAAGATAGGCACACTCCAAGAATAAGACAGTGAAGGAATCAAAATACTGATGAATTATAAGTTTGAATATATTTATTAAGGCTTGCTTTTATCATGTGATAAATTTACATTAATATTTCAACAAAATACACATAATCAGTTCTAAATAAACATCCACTGCCTGCCTACGTCTTTACAAACAATATCTCAGACATTCAAGACACTGAGTCGCAATATCAAACTAACTCCAGTGATGAGACCATACAAGCATATACAATGACAATCTTTTCATATTAGATTGAGTCGGCTACATATACAATGACAAAATTGTGCTATCTTAATTATCCTGAAGCTTCTTCACTTACTGAACCTCCTAATTGATGTGCACCCTTTAGTTCTCAAATGACAACAGTCGGCTAAGTTGGGGTTGGTGGGCATTGATTCAAAAGGCATTATAAAAAAAAGTCTGTTAAATTCATAGCTTATCAATTGAATTTTCACCTAGGATTCCAAAATATGTGGGGTTTAGAGAAAATATTCAAAAGCAAAAGCATTTGAATCTATTTGCCAAAGGATCAAGGTCTTGATCACTTGATTTACAAAACGATAAGTACATGATAATTCAAAATACAATAACACTACACATACCTGCAGAGAGCTAAGAGAAAGAGGATGCATCCTATTGTTTGGCACATTTAGAGCAGTAGAAGGTAAAGATAGAATACGCCCGATAAGTGATCCAGATCCTCTAGTACAATGTTAGCTGCAAATGCAATATGAATAATTAGTTACAGATCACTAAATCATTTGTGCACTAGAAAAGCTAATTTTTACAGAAAGCATGCATACAACCGAATGTCTACTATTTCATAGTAAAGCTTCATATGTTTTCCCCAAGCACTAAAATGGGGctattagaaatataaaaagataaatcatcaTAATCctataaaaataggaaaataaaaaaataataaagaaaaccatagaaaagtGGCATTAACACAAACACTTGATATGCATAACAGCATAAGCAATCAAACCTTGTTCAGTTTTTCAAATTGATGGAATGGAACAGAACAGAAAAGAACATGGAAGCACCTTTGGCAATTTCAACTATATAATCACAAATGTAGTAAATCCCTATCTACCACTCAATTCCTTTTCTCAGATGATAGATTCACTCTGTGGTTCTTCTCTGTTGCTTCACAACATTTCAAtctaccaaattaattacttaatggTAAACCTATCCAACCTTGAGGGTACCCAGAGAACGGAGAAGAACAGAGCTGGGTCACGGCGAGAAAAGGCGGACGGCGGAACCGCGGATGGCGGAACAGAGCAGTGGCGCGACGCGCttgtggtggtggtggcagcTACGAAACTGCAGTGCTAGTTGCCTGCTCCGGTGCGGCGGTGCCGGCTGCGGGCGAAGGAGAAAAGGATTCGTGCGAGTTAAAACTGGTTCACCAAATCAGAAATGAAGAATTAGGGTGTTTTTGAGATTTGGATTTTAATCTGGATCTGGAAATTTAAGACCATTTAAATGGATTGgatttaaaactaaattataaaataaatttagtttggtttgaattttttttatttaaaattgttttttttttaatggtttaatttggatttggtttaaaatccaaattttggattttttgcCTGCCCCTAAACAGCATAACAAGCAAAGCTCCAAAAATTTTGGGATAATAATTATGAAGGAATGGAACAAAAATAGGAAAACCAGTCAaagaataatgatgaaaaatcagTCTAAACCTCGCAAGAACAGGTCAACCAGAATACAAAAGTGTCAAGGTTCAGATGAAACAATTGCAAATCAAGGTTTCGAATTTGAAGCAAAAATGGCATATTACCAGTTGAATTAACAACACATAACAGTAGTAACTTagatataaaatttgattattcaGTTATGGAATGAGAAATAGTTGAAGTTCCAGAGTTCCTCTTACCAACAGATCGGGATGACAACGATGTTCACTGCGCTTGAAGCATCAGGGAACGACAACGATGTTCTTCGCGGTTGTGGTGCTCGGCGGGGAGCTTGGTCAATGGCCGATGGTGCCGTCACAGCGATCTGCCGAAGCTGTGGGATGTAAAAATGAATCGGTGGGGGAGCATTCCGCCTTAGAGGAAAGGATCCGCGCAAGCAATGGTTGACGAAGCGAAAGCGAGAATGTTGGCTTGAGTAACGCAAACGTTAGTGAGAATCCAATGCCTCGAAAACCTAAGGGTTCCTCCGCAAGGTTCGTCCACTGAGGGCGAAGTCAGGGCCTAAGATCATGCCAAAAGGCGTAGTCGATGGACAACAGGTGAATATTCCTGTACTACCCTTGTTGGTCCCGAGGGACGGAGGAGGCTAGGTACTGCACATGGAAGGTGGCAGCCAGCAGCGACGGATGTCAGGAGGTAACGACCATGAGTGGCACGGAAGAGACAAGAGAGCAGATTTGCAGCAAAAACAGGGCAGCGGCAGAGGGGCACAGAAATTGTGCTTGTGAACCCCGCGGATTAGAAAAATCggtaatataaaaaagaaaaactctCGGGACAgcgatttttaatattttttgtcattatttaattagtataaatactaaattattattttattaatttatgtgtgtaagttttgaaaaattttagtgCAAATTGTATTGATTTATGGGTATAAAATGTATTAATTCATGTGTGCAAAACTCTAATAAATATAGgtgcaaattatatattttttgtatgcaAAACGTCTGTAAATATGTGTGCAAATTATTGCTGTTTAAGTGCTGGTCAAAAATGACAATATTTGCTAGCCATGCAGCATtactttaataaaataaacatcacccatactatccagaataaccatccagatacgagggataataaacatctcatgtcataaaactacttattccaaaagtttaaaCTAATTTTGGAGTTCATATTTTTCATGTCATACTAAGTTCAGCTTTTCCACAATTTCTGTGTCCCTCTGCTGCTGCCCTGTTTTTGATGCAAATCTGCTCTCTTCTTTCTTCCGTGCCACTCATGGTCGTTACCTTCTGACATCCGTCGCTGTTGGCTGCCACCTTCCATGCGCAGTACCTAGCCTCCTCCGTCCCTCGGGACCAACAAGGGGTAGTACAGGAATATTCACCTGTTGTCCATCGGCTACGCCTTTTGGCATGATCTTAGGCCCTGACCTCGTCCTCCGTGGACGAACCTTGCGGAGGAACCCTTAGGTTTTCGAGGCATTGGATTCTCACCAACGTTTGCGTTACTCAAGCCAACACTCTCGCGTCCGCTTCGTCAACCATTGCTTGCGCGGATCCTTTCCTCTAAGGCGGAACGCTCCCCCACCAATTCATTTTTACATCCCACAGCTTCGGCAGATCGCTGTGACGGCACCATCAGCCATTGACCAGCCTCCTAGCCTAGCTCCACAACCGCGAAGAACATCGTTGTCGTTCCCTGATGCTTCAAGCGCAGTGAACATCGTTGCCATCCCGATCTGTTGGTAAGAGGAACTCTGGAACTTCAACTATTTCTCATTCCAGAACtgaataatcaaattttatatctAAGTTGCTACTGTTATGTGTTGTTAATTCAACTGGTAATATTCCATTTTTGCTAAAGGTAAAGATAAAGTAAGGTGGAACCCAGTGTTTTTATGTTTGAATTCTCTGAGTGAAATCTAGGCATCATAGAAGATAccatttctaaattctaatgTTCAAGCTGTTTCATATCATGTCATCAcattttcttccttttccttttcctttcccttttctttttattcttaagaaGGAAGTTATTCATTAAAAGAAAAGGCTATTTGATAGTAGGTGGTCCTATACAAAAATTATTCTGTGGATCTGCATCTGCTAACATGACTGTTATTGGCTGATTGGTGAAACCAAATTTTACTCCCAAATTTGAATAGAAAAGGCTCCattgctttgagttcaagttgaaGACTATGGTCCATGGGGATGTTTACATGGTCATTATTAATTAGACTAACTTGACTTGGATATCATGCGGTCAATAATGTCATTCAGCTGCCaatttatttcttagatgcaaaTTTTCAGTTCTGTTTTCTAAACTATGAAAGAAATAACTCACTATCTTGTTTGTCCAGTTCAAATAGTCAATATAAAATTCATTGATTAGAGACAAGACCTTTTTCTTTGGTGTAAGACAACTATGTTGGACACATATTCTGGAATCTGGCGCCGTATTCCAGGGTGCATAGCTTCAGTGTTATTGAAGCAATGCACCTTCAGAACTTGAGCTGTAAACAGACAGACAGCATTGATTCTATTATTGGTATTCTAGTAACAGTACAAACAGAATCTATGTTGTTGTAATTATGTTAATCAGAAATTCTAAATTCGTTTTTTGTAAGCTTTGCTTAATTTTCAAACAGGTCCAAGGTTAAACGAAACTTAAACTTTATTGCTTATGCGGTTATGTCAGTGATTTCCATTTCGACTGCATACAAAATATGACACTATGCCTGCAGGAAGATTTACTAACTAAAATTTAACATCAACACTACCTAAAGGGAAAAGATCTAGTTTTGGATTTATCTATTTCACATATTTAGAGGAATACAAGAAGGTGAAATGATTTTTGTTTTACAATATATAGGAAATGAAACTGCTGAATGTTGAAGGCCATAATAACTCTAAATGTCCATTTTAATTTGCTCTAAATGCCACTGATAATATATTGAAGAACTTTTTCATTTGACATTCTTAGAGATTTCCACCGTTCATGCCCTGAAATTTACATAAAATCATAAAGGCGCATATGCTGATATACATATATCTTTTTTTGAAGAATGATAACATATATTTTAGTACGAATGGCATAAGTgccaatattaataataaattatattaggttttcattaaaattagtcaccaaaATATAATACACATTAAGAATGAGATAAAATACATCATGGTTGATTTGCCGGCGATatccaatgggttgctgcatgcacaagacgAGATTCGAACCCTCGATACTTGTTTAAGCAGACTAATGAGTTTACCACTAAACCAACCCAACTTagtttatattaatatttgttaataataatataactaaggatagtattaaaaatacaaaaatatagcattttttttcttattttcttgtttgtgatagagagaatttttttttaatggaatccatacaaatttttttttcctatttttttgataaccaaacaaaaaaatattattttctatttattttctttccaactattttttttttcattcattttctatCAAACCAAACATAatgtaaaaagaaagaaattaccagaatcaaaaacacaaaaagaaaagaacagaACACACACCGGTCACTGTGAGTGAATTTTACTTTACCCTTAGCAGCATGTCGCCGTGGCAGTTGCACGGCAATCTTTGCCGCATGTTCACGACATCCTCTGCCTCAGCCTCAGCCTCAGCCATCATCACGTCTTTTCTAAGAGATCTCTCCAATGAGCGCGACCTCGACCGCCTCGTTCATTCCTTCAAGCAAGCTTCCCAATCGGATCGTTTCCGAAGCAAACACCGTATTTACGAGCGCACCGTTCGCCGCCTCGCTCTCGCTAAGCGCTTCCAATCCATCGAGGACATCCTCGAACACCAGAAGACCTTCAAAGACATCTCCAAGGAAGGTTTCTCCGCCCGCCTTATCACACTCTACGGCAAATCCGGCATGTTTCAGAACGCGCACAaagtgttcgatgaaatgccTCAAAGGAACTGTCCCCGTACCGTGCTCTCTCTTAATGCCCTTTTGGCTTCTTATTTGCATTCCAACGTGTTTGACATGGTACCTACCCTTTTCAACCAGTTGCCTACACAGCTTTCCGTGGAGCCCAATTTGGTGACTTACAATACAGTCATCAAGGCTTTTTGCGAAATGGGTTCTTTTGATTCTGCAAGTTCCATGCTTGATGACATGGAACTTAAGGGTGTGAAGCCTGATGTGATAACCTTCAATACCCTCCTGGATGGATTGTATTCAAATGATCGTTTTGAGGATGGTGAGAAAATTTGGAAACGGATGGTGGATGAACATGTTGCTCCTGATGTTCAGAGCTACAATGCTAAGTTAGTGGGAATGTGTGTTGAGAAAAGAAGTGGCGATGCTGTTATGTGGTACCAGAAGATGAGCAGTGAAGAGGGTGTGAAGCCTAATTTGTTCAGCATCAATGCTCTGATTAGAGGTTTTGTCAATGAGAATAATTTGGATGAAGCTAAGAAGTGGTACAGTGAAATTGCAACCACTGAGTTTGCCCCTGATAGGCACACTTTTAACATCCTTCTTCCATTCCTGTGTGACAAAGGTGATTTGAAGGCTGCTTTTGAGGTGTCCAAGGAGATCTTCAATGGCAGGTGCTTTGTTGGTCCACCTAGATCGCTGTTGCAGCTTGTGGTGGATACACTGTTGAACAATTCCATGATTTTAGAGGCAAAGGAGATTGCCAAACTTGCTGATACCAGTTCCAAGCCACGCTACGAGCTAAATTTACCACAGGATTTGTAGATTAGCACTACTATATTTGGTCATGTTATGCAAAGGTTGCTACATAGCCTATTTCTGTAGCTTTCATTGAGAGAAATTTATCGAAACATACCGACAATTTATTGATAGCAATCcgtcaatatttaaaaatatgagttaaaaaactaaaaaattgtattaaataataattaaaaatattaaatttttatgattttctaatattttttattttttattgtctaaatacaaaatataaaaataataaacatttaaATATTTCATGATAAGAATTAGTAGTTTATTcgacataaaaattatttatatacagaatatcaaaattaattttccaaTCCTGAATGAGATGTTGcattattttatgataaaaattagATGCTGCATTATTCCATTGAAACAGTGTGATTCCATTTCCAACAACTTGTGCTCTCCTCTGATGTTGAAGTAGTTAGGCAGTTAGCTTAGATTTCATTCGTACACACTAGAAGACACCATGTCTGGCCTCAGTACTCTGCGTCGACTCTTCACCGTAAAACACTCCTCCATCACCGCCGCACCCTCCTCCATCACCGCCGCCACAACCACAGGTATCGAATCCGAATCCAAGTACAAGCGCAAACGGGGACGCGTGACGCCATCTTTCCACACGCTCCCCAGCGACTACGAAACGCCGGAAGCAATGCGAAACGTGGTAGACAAGTTCAAGAGGCTTTGCAAAAACAAGTACTTCCGGCGAAGTGTTGGCATCTACACCGACGTTGTACGCAAGCTTGCGAAGGCCAAGGCCTTTCCTTTGATCGAAGAGATCATTGAAGCCCAAAAGCAGTACAAGGAGATTACCACCGAGGGCTTCATTGTTCGCCTCATCAATCTCTACGCCAAAGCTGGCATGCCTGACCACGCCCGCAAACTGTTCGAGGAAATGCCAAACCTTAATTGCCCTGGCAAAAACTTGGCCTTCTCTTCCCTCATCAATGCTTACGTCGCTGCCGGGCAATACGACGTTGCCATGGGGCTTTTCCGTGAAATCAGCGCCAAATATTCGATTCAACCCGATGTGGTGTCGTTTAATGTTTTCATTCACGCATTATGCAAGATGGATTCTTTGGACTCTGCTGTTGGGGTTCTTGATGAGATGGGTGAGCTGGACTTGGAGCCTAATTTGATCACTTTTAATACTCTGCTTGGTCAGTTTTATGAGAAGCGTGGGCTTGATGAGGGTGAGAAGATTTGGACAATGATGAAGACGAGGAATGTTGAGCCTGATGCTGTGAGTTACAGGCTGAGGATGGGTGGGATGATTGGTGATGGCAGATTAAAGGATGCCGTAGAGTTGTTTCATGTGATGAAGTTGAGCGGGGTTAACCCTGATGTGCATTGTTTCAATGTGTTGATTAAAGGGTTTGTTGGTGATGGCAATGTTGAAGAAGTTAAGGTTTGGTATGATGAGTTGGTGAAGAGTGAATGCGAACCTGTTCGGTCTACTTATGTGACTCTTGCGCCATTTTTTACGGAGAAGGGTGAATTTGATTTGGGTTTTCAGCTGTGCAAAGAGGCTATGAAAGGTAGTAGATTGGCTATTGATGCAGAGGCATTGAAGCAGGTGGTTGAGGGGTTTGTTGCCAATGGGATGATTGAAGAAGCTATTGAGCTTGTCAATCTTGCGGGGAAGAAGAAGTTGGAAGTTTGATTTGGCCTTCAACAGGGATTAAAAACCCACATTGGTTAAGAAAGCGGTTTTAATAGTCTTTACAACTTACTAGTGCGAGATAATTCTTGTCCTTTGAGCTAGTAGCCTACTGCTATGTAGGACATGTATCAGTTAGGAATGAAGGCGATGTTGGATTTTTGCTTATGAAGCGAATTTTGATACTTATACTCGTTCCTATTAAATATGCTATTTCCTGCATTCTTTGAAATTCATTATGCGTCAACTGATACATGTGATTTTCTGTATTCTTTGAAATTCATTATTCTTATTAGATCAACTAACATATGATTTCTGGTACATGTGCatatattaaaatgaaaaatcaTCTGATCCTTTATGGCGATGCCTTCTGTCAAAGAAGAAAGGTTAATATGCAAACGACAACTTCTGATCAttctttgaaaagaaattaaatcatgACCATGTTCATAAGGTTAGTACAAGTGAATTCACATGTTTGCAACACCAGCATTAGCAATAGACTTGACATGTTGATGTAGGTTGGAAAGGCTTGGATTGGTGCGGTAATGGTACATTAGAGGGACCATTCTAGCAGCACTCATGCAGAATTTGGTAAATGACGATGGAAATTGCTGATCTCTGCACAACACTTGTCGATTGAGACGCTTCCATTCCATTGAAATCAGCTCCTCAACATGCCTTTCTGCATCTTCTGCTGAAGTCTCTTGGTGTTCTCTCATGTAGCACTCAATGTATGACCCATCAAACCCACTTTGATTTTTATTCTGCATTCATGATTGAAATATAtgtgttataaaaaaaaaacaaaaaaacaaaaaaaaaacaaaataccaTAGTACATAATCCTTTTTATACTACTGTGTTCAGTTCGTTGTTTAATATAGTGCTATATAAGGTATACTATAATGGAATTAAATATAACTTTCTTGTGGTGCATCTTAAAGAATAATGGAATAGACTTGGATTTTACCTTGTGTCCTTCTAAGTCATCACAAAGACGAAGGATTTTTGCGACGGAATATATAATGTCTGGAAAGTCGTCTAAAATTGCAAGAGTTTCCTTTGTTATATTttgatggaaaaggaaaaatgaatGGACAAGCACCACGTGCACTCCTGTGCTTACAGTTGCATGCTTCAAGTACTCCTCTGACTTTGGCAATTCACCACAATCAGACCAATGTGCCCCTTCCAAGGAGGCAT from Arachis hypogaea cultivar Tifrunner chromosome 10, arahy.Tifrunner.gnm2.J5K5, whole genome shotgun sequence includes:
- the LOC112714718 gene encoding small ribosomal subunit protein mS78 (rPPR3a); this encodes MSPWQLHGNLRRMFTTSSASASASAIITSFLRDLSNERDLDRLVHSFKQASQSDRFRSKHRIYERTVRRLALAKRFQSIEDILEHQKTFKDISKEGFSARLITLYGKSGMVQNAHKVFDEMPQRNCPRTVLSLNALLASYLHSNVFDMVPTLFNQLPTQLSVEPNLVTYNTVIKAFCEMGSFDSASSMLDDMELKGVKPDVITFNTLLDGLYSNDRFEDGEKIWKRMEDEHVAPDVQSYNAKLVGMCVEKRSGDAVVVVIALHKFL
- the LOC112714721 gene encoding uncharacterized protein, which encodes MSPWQLHGNLCRMFTTSSASASASAIITSFLRDLSNERDLDRLVHSFKQASQSDRFRSKHRIYERTVRRLALAKRFQSIEDILEHQKTFKDISKEGFSARLITLYGKSGMFQNAHKVFDEMPQRNCPRTVLSLNALLASYLHSNVFDMVPTLFNQLPTQLSVEPNLVTYNTVIKAFCEMGSFDSASSMLDDMELKGVKPDVITFNTLLDGLYSNDRFEDGEKIWKRMVDEHVAPDVQSYNAKLVGMCVEKRSGDAVMWYQKMSSEEGVKPNLFSINALIRGFVNENNLDEAKKWYSEIATTEFAPDRHTFNILLPFLCDKGDLKAAFEVSKEIFNGRCFVGPPRSLLQLVVDTLLNNSMILEAKEIAKLADTSSKPRYELNLPQDL
- the LOC112717186 gene encoding uncharacterized protein yields the protein MSGLSTLRRLFTVKHSSITAAPSSITAATTTGIESESKYKRKRGRVTPSFHTLPSDYETPEAMRNVVDKFKRLCKNKYFRRSVGIYTDVVRKLAKAKAFPLIEEIIEAQKQYKEITTEGFIVRLINLYAKAGMPDHARKLFEEMPNLNCPGKNLAFSSLINAYVAAGQYDVAMGLFREISAKYSIQPDVVSFNVFIHALCKMDSLDSAVGVLDEMGELDLEPNLITFNTLLGQFYEKRGLDEGEKIWTMMKTRNVEPDAVSYRLRMGGMIGDGRLKDAVELFHVMKLSGVNPDVHCFNVLIKGFVGDGNVEEVKVWYDELVKSECEPVRSTYVTLAPFFTEKGEFDLGFQLCKEAMKGSRLAIDAEALKQVVEGFVANGMIEEAIELVNLAGKKKLEV